Genomic segment of Mycolicibacterium sarraceniae:
TGGCTGGCACCTACCTGGTCGGCCGGGAGAAGCTGCGCGAATATGCCCGCGCTGTGCAGGACTACCACCCCGCGCACTGGGACGTCGCCGCTGCCGCTGAGCTGGGCTATTCGGATGTCATCGCGCCGCTGACGTTCACCTCGGCGCCGGGCATGCAGTGCAATCGCCGGATGTTCGAAGAGATCGTCGTCGGCTACGACACCTATCTGCAGACCGAAGAGGTGTTCGAACAGCACCGCCCGATCGTGGCCGGTGACGAGTTGGTCATCGACGTCGAGCTGACATCGGTGCGCCGGACCGCGGGCCGGGACTTTATCACCGTCACCAACACCTTCACCGATGCCGACGGCGAGCGGGTGCACACGCTGCACACCACGGTCGTCGGCGTGACCGGCGAGGACATCGACGCCGGAGTGAAGGCGGCCGTGCAGAAGGCGATGATGCACGACATGAACATCCTCGACATTCCCGGGTCGGATGGCGCGTACCAGAAGGAGCTGCGGCCGGCGGGCGAGATCCGGATCTCCGAGGGTGGGTTGACCCGTCCGCCGGGTACGCCGTTCTTCGAGGACGTGAACGTAGGCGACGAGTTGGCGGTGCACCACACCCGGCTATCGCGCGGGGATTTGGTGAACTACGCCGGCGTGGCCGGCGACGCCAACCCGATTCACTGGGACGAGGACATCGCCAAGCTGGCCGGGCTGCCCGATGTGATCGCCCACGGAATGCTCACGATGGGCTTGGGCGCGGGATTTCACTCCACCTGGTCGGGCGACCCCGGTGCGGTGAGCCGCTTCGCGGTGCGGCTGTCCCAGCCCGCCGTCGTCTCGGCCAAAGAGGGCGCCGACATCGAATTCAGCGGCAAGGTCAAATCGCTGGATCCGGAAACGCGTTCGGGCGTCGTTCTTGTCGGCGCGAAGTCCGACGGCCGCAAGATCTTCGGACTAGCGACGATGACCGTTCGGTTCCGCTGAGAGCCAACGTCCGATTCCCTGCGGATCTCAGCGGACCGATCTGTCCGGCACCCTCCGCCAGGGAGATAGTCTTCTCGGCGGGGATCTCCTCATCGCCAACCCGCCAGCGGACCCGCGCTTCAAGACCGAAACATGCTCCGGTAGAAGAGTTTACGACCGGCTGGTAGGCAATTCGAAATTCCGATCGCGCGATAGCGCCGGCGTCATTCCTGCCCGTGCTTGATGTGGGGTACGGGTGTGCCTTCCTCGGCGAGCGTCGCTTCCTCGATGCGCATCGTCAGCGGGTCACGGAAGCCCTTGGTGAGCACGAGCAGCACCACGATCCCGATCCCCAGCCAGATCCCCCCGTAGAGCAGCGCATCGAAATGCAGGTTGACCCACAGCGCCCCGGTCAACAACATGCCGATCGCCGGCAGGACGATGTTGGTGAAGATCTCCTTGGGCGTGCGCCGCTTCTCGAGCCGGAAGGCGAAAAACACGATGATCGTCAGGTTCACCACGGTGAAGGCGATGAGCGCGCCGAAGTTGATCATCGATGACGCGAACTCGAGGGTGAACTTCACCGCCAGCAGCGAGACGATGCCGACGATCACGACGGCGTGGGTCGGCGTCAGAAAGCTTGGGTGGATGTAGGAGAGGAAGCGGCCGAATCGCCCCTTCCCGTTGCGGCCCATCACGTAGATCATCCGCGCCACGCTTGCATGCGAGGCGAGACTCGACGCGACGACCGCGGCCAGAGCCGCCGAGACAAAGAAAACCTTGAAGAGCATGCCGCCGATCTTGAACGCCATCTCGGGCAGTGTGTCGTCGGTGGTTTCGAAACCGTCGAGGGTCGGGAAGACCGACTGGCTGAACCAGGCCGCGGCGAAGAAGATGGCACCACCGATGAGCAACGCCAGCACGATCGCCCTGGGCACGAGATCCGGTGATTTCGCTTCCTCGGCGTACATCGTGATGGCGTCGAAGCCGATGAACGAGAAGCACACGACGGTCGCGCCGGCGATCACCGCCTGCATCTCGACGCCCTGGTGGACGAGGGGGTCGAGGGTGAAGATCGTGCCGTGGCCGACGCCCTTGCTCAATGCCACCGATGCCAGCACCAGGAAAGCCCCGATGAGGACCACCTGGAAGACCACCAGGATGCCGTTGACCCGCGACGTGCCCTTCATGCTCAGGTAGTTCAGGGCAGTGATCCCACCGACGTAGCCGAGGACAAACAGCCATGACGGCGCCGACGGGAAGAACGATTCGAAGTAGATGCGCGCGATCACAGCGTTGACCATCGGCAGCAACAGGTAGTCCAACAGTGAGGACCAGCCGACGACGAAGCCGAAGTTCGGGTGGATCGTCTCGGATGCGTAGGTGTAGGCCGATCCCGCCGAGGGATACACGCGGGTCATCCGGCCGTAGCTGATCGCGGTGAACACCATCGCGACGAGGGCGACGATATAGGCCAGGGGCACTACCCCGTTCGTCTCCCCCGACACGATCCCGAACGTGTCGAAGACCGTCATCGGTGTCATATAGCCCAGGCCCAGGCCGACGATGGCCCACAGACCCAGGGACCTCGACAAGTGCGACTTGGCCGGGGAAGTGCTCGTAGACATGGGTTTAGCCTTCCTGACGGGGGACGACCACGAGTGGGACGTGCAAGACCCGCAGCATCTTTGCCGCCGTCGAGCCGAGGAACAGCCGTCTGGGCTGAGCCAGCCGGCTGGAACCGACCATGATGAGATCGCCGTCGCGCCAGTCGAGTTTCTCTACGGCCGCCTCAACCGTGGCACCGTCGGCGACCAGCACCGAGACCGGGAACCCTTCGGGCAGTTCCGACTTGGCGGTCGCCAGGGTTTCGGCGGCGTGATCGAGGGCCCCTTGCTGCGAGCCGAACTCGTCGAGAGGGACCAGGGAGACCAACCGCAGGGGGCCACCCGCCGCGGTGCTGACGCGCACCGCCAAGTCGAGCAGATGCTCGGCACCCGGGCGCATGCCCACCGCGCAGGTGACACTGCGGACCCGTTCGACGTCCGAATGCCGGATGCCCCGCGGTGCGACGACCACGGGTACCGGAGCCGAATGCAGCAGCTCGTTGACGACCGAGCCCAGCGAGAATCCGCCGACCAGGCCCCCGCCGGCTCCGCCGACCACGATCGCCGCCGCGCCCAACCGCTCGGCCTCCGCGCTGATGCCCTCGGCGAAGGATTCGTGAAAACTCACGTGCGTGTGTGCGGTGACACCCTCAGGCACGGATTTCAGCGCCACGTCCAGCCACTGTTCGGCTTGTTCGCCGAGTTCACCCTGATATTCCATGTTCAGGGGAACAGGCACAGGCAGCACCGCGCAGATGTCCAGTTCGGCGTCGAATGTTCTGGCCAACCGCACGGCCAGGGCCAGGGCGTCGGCACCACCCGGGGTGGCCAGGTACCCGATGAGGAGTCTCACTGGGTAAAATTAACCGAACTGCCGACAATATTCAGAAGTTTCGTGCGTTGGCGTCCGCCGAATTCGAAATGGTATGTGCAGCAGCATCTTTCACCGATAACCCGGGGAACGCACGCATCACCGCGACGGTTGCCGCCGCACCGTTGAGCACCAGCCTCGGCGCGATGATACCGATAATAGGTTCGATCGTCGCGAGCAA
This window contains:
- a CDS encoding fused (3R)-hydroxyacyl-ACP dehydratase subunits HadA/HadB, which produces MTAPADSSPLEARVGHYYQMAGTYLVGREKLREYARAVQDYHPAHWDVAAAAELGYSDVIAPLTFTSAPGMQCNRRMFEEIVVGYDTYLQTEEVFEQHRPIVAGDELVIDVELTSVRRTAGRDFITVTNTFTDADGERVHTLHTTVVGVTGEDIDAGVKAAVQKAMMHDMNILDIPGSDGAYQKELRPAGEIRISEGGLTRPPGTPFFEDVNVGDELAVHHTRLSRGDLVNYAGVAGDANPIHWDEDIAKLAGLPDVIAHGMLTMGLGAGFHSTWSGDPGAVSRFAVRLSQPAVVSAKEGADIEFSGKVKSLDPETRSGVVLVGAKSDGRKIFGLATMTVRFR
- a CDS encoding EAL domain-containing protein, with the translated sequence MARSEFRIAYQPVVNSSTGACFGLEARVRWRVGDEEIPAEKTISLAEGAGQIGPLRSAGNRTLALSGTERSSSLVRRSCGRRTSRRQERRPNAFPDPAI
- a CDS encoding APC family permease, coding for MSTSTSPAKSHLSRSLGLWAIVGLGLGYMTPMTVFDTFGIVSGETNGVVPLAYIVALVAMVFTAISYGRMTRVYPSAGSAYTYASETIHPNFGFVVGWSSLLDYLLLPMVNAVIARIYFESFFPSAPSWLFVLGYVGGITALNYLSMKGTSRVNGILVVFQVVLIGAFLVLASVALSKGVGHGTIFTLDPLVHQGVEMQAVIAGATVVCFSFIGFDAITMYAEEAKSPDLVPRAIVLALLIGGAIFFAAAWFSQSVFPTLDGFETTDDTLPEMAFKIGGMLFKVFFVSAALAAVVASSLASHASVARMIYVMGRNGKGRFGRFLSYIHPSFLTPTHAVVIVGIVSLLAVKFTLEFASSMINFGALIAFTVVNLTIIVFFAFRLEKRRTPKEIFTNIVLPAIGMLLTGALWVNLHFDALLYGGIWLGIGIVVLLVLTKGFRDPLTMRIEEATLAEEGTPVPHIKHGQE
- a CDS encoding universal stress protein gives rise to the protein MRLLIGYLATPGGADALALAVRLARTFDAELDICAVLPVPVPLNMEYQGELGEQAEQWLDVALKSVPEGVTAHTHVSFHESFAEGISAEAERLGAAAIVVGGAGGGLVGGFSLGSVVNELLHSAPVPVVVAPRGIRHSDVERVRSVTCAVGMRPGAEHLLDLAVRVSTAAGGPLRLVSLVPLDEFGSQQGALDHAAETLATAKSELPEGFPVSVLVADGATVEAAVEKLDWRDGDLIMVGSSRLAQPRRLFLGSTAAKMLRVLHVPLVVVPRQEG